In Papaver somniferum cultivar HN1 chromosome 1, ASM357369v1, whole genome shotgun sequence, a genomic segment contains:
- the LOC113316791 gene encoding cycloeucalenol cycloisomerase-like isoform X2 codes for MGAKSPQTSAPPSLWFASNPSKRWGEMFFLLYTPFWLTLCLGIVVPYKLYEKFTELEYLVLGLISAVPSFLIPLLVAGKADSSLCLKDRYWVKASLWNIIFSYVGNYFWTHYFFTVLGASYTFPSWKMNNVPHTTFLLTHVCFLFYHVASNMTLRRLRHSIADLPDSIRWVTEGAWILALSYFIGYLETVAISSFPYYDFVDRASMYKVGCLFYAIYFFVSFPMFLRIDEKPSDKWDLPRVAVDALGAAMLVTIILDLWRIFLGPIIPVAHTRQCNQPGLAWFP; via the exons ATGGGAG CTAAATCTCCTCAAACTTCTGCTCCACCAAGTTTATGGTTTGCTAGTAATCCAAGCAAAAGATGGGGAGAAATGTTTTTCCTTCTTTATACTCCATTTTGGTTGACTCTTTGTCTAGGTATTGTTGTTCCTTACAAACTATATGAG AAATTTACTGAATTGGAGTACTTAGTTCTGGGACTTATATCAGCCGTTCCTTCTTTCttgataccacttcttgttgCTGGGAAG GCTGATAGCAGCTTATGTTTAAAGGATCGATACTGGGTGAAG GCCAGTCTCTGGAATATAATCTTCAGTTATGTTGGGAACTACTTTTGGACTCATTACTTCTTCACTGTTTTGGGAGCTTCATATACCTTTCCTTCATGGAAGATGAACAAC GTACCGCACACAACTTTCCTCCTCACTCACGTTTGCTTCCTGTTTTACCATGTGGCGTCAAATATGACGCTTCGCCGACTACGACATTCTATTGCTGACCTACCAGACTCGATTCGATGGGTTACTGAGGGTGCTTGGATTCTTGCTCTTTCTTATTTCATAGGATATCTCGAGACTGTAGCCATCTCCAGT TTCCCATACTATGATTTTGTTGACCGGGCGTCAATGTACAAAGTGGGATGCTTGTTTTACGCAATTTATTTCTTCGTGAGCTTTCCAATGTTTTTGAG GATTGATGAGAAACCCAGTGATAAGTGGGATTTGCCTAGGGTGGCTGTTGATGCGTTGGGTGCTGCGATGCTCGTCACAATTATACTTGATTTATGGAGAATCTTTCTAGGGCCCATAATCCCTGTTGCACATACAAGACAGTGCAATCAGCCAGGACTTGCATGGTTTCCATAA
- the LOC113316791 gene encoding cycloeucalenol cycloisomerase-like isoform X1, with amino-acid sequence MGGSAKSPQTSAPPSLWFASNPSKRWGEMFFLLYTPFWLTLCLGIVVPYKLYEKFTELEYLVLGLISAVPSFLIPLLVAGKADSSLCLKDRYWVKASLWNIIFSYVGNYFWTHYFFTVLGASYTFPSWKMNNVPHTTFLLTHVCFLFYHVASNMTLRRLRHSIADLPDSIRWVTEGAWILALSYFIGYLETVAISSFPYYDFVDRASMYKVGCLFYAIYFFVSFPMFLRIDEKPSDKWDLPRVAVDALGAAMLVTIILDLWRIFLGPIIPVAHTRQCNQPGLAWFP; translated from the exons ATGGGAG gTTCAGCTAAATCTCCTCAAACTTCTGCTCCACCAAGTTTATGGTTTGCTAGTAATCCAAGCAAAAGATGGGGAGAAATGTTTTTCCTTCTTTATACTCCATTTTGGTTGACTCTTTGTCTAGGTATTGTTGTTCCTTACAAACTATATGAG AAATTTACTGAATTGGAGTACTTAGTTCTGGGACTTATATCAGCCGTTCCTTCTTTCttgataccacttcttgttgCTGGGAAG GCTGATAGCAGCTTATGTTTAAAGGATCGATACTGGGTGAAG GCCAGTCTCTGGAATATAATCTTCAGTTATGTTGGGAACTACTTTTGGACTCATTACTTCTTCACTGTTTTGGGAGCTTCATATACCTTTCCTTCATGGAAGATGAACAAC GTACCGCACACAACTTTCCTCCTCACTCACGTTTGCTTCCTGTTTTACCATGTGGCGTCAAATATGACGCTTCGCCGACTACGACATTCTATTGCTGACCTACCAGACTCGATTCGATGGGTTACTGAGGGTGCTTGGATTCTTGCTCTTTCTTATTTCATAGGATATCTCGAGACTGTAGCCATCTCCAGT TTCCCATACTATGATTTTGTTGACCGGGCGTCAATGTACAAAGTGGGATGCTTGTTTTACGCAATTTATTTCTTCGTGAGCTTTCCAATGTTTTTGAG GATTGATGAGAAACCCAGTGATAAGTGGGATTTGCCTAGGGTGGCTGTTGATGCGTTGGGTGCTGCGATGCTCGTCACAATTATACTTGATTTATGGAGAATCTTTCTAGGGCCCATAATCCCTGTTGCACATACAAGACAGTGCAATCAGCCAGGACTTGCATGGTTTCCATAA